A genomic stretch from Arachis stenosperma cultivar V10309 chromosome 3, arast.V10309.gnm1.PFL2, whole genome shotgun sequence includes:
- the LOC130966621 gene encoding uncharacterized protein LOC130966621, translating to MRLVDAVVFGFLIKLLVLMCCLAEFHYMTILMLRSKNAQEDPIQHLTTFLRICDTVKSNGVHPDTYKLLLFPFSLWDKASKWLESFPKESLTTWEDVVNKFLARFYSPQRNNRLRAEVQTFRQQDRETLYEAWERYKDLTRKCPPNMFNEWVQLHIFYEGLSYKSKKALDHSSRGSLNKKKTIEEAIDIIETVANNEYFYASDRTKKRGMMELNSMDVLLAQNKVMIAQLVALTKQMENNQVSAVQAQAPPQEEDTPEVECEWEQANYVNNSSRPPYDHNAKTYNPGSIITVVERQVQAEKKIDAIQEEARSNMRNQGIAISKLEAQLGSLSKQIPMPIYMFPNDTMTNPRGKCKAITLRSGKIVEETSSSHNKHEEEAASDPETKKKE from the exons AAATGCTCAAGAAGATCCCATTCAACATCTAACCAcattcttgaggatttgtgacactgtgaaaTCAAATGGGGTTCATCCGGACACTTACAAACTTCTCTTATTTCCCTTCTCTCTTTGGGACAAGGCATcaaagtggctggaatcattccctAAAGAAAGCCTTACCACTTGGGAGGATGTTGTTAACAAGTTCTTAGCAAGGTTCTACTCTCCACAAAGAAACAataggctgagagctgaggttCAAACCTTTAGACAACAAGATAGGGAGACTctctatgaagcatgggagagatacaaggacTTGACAAGAAAGTGCCCTCCAAATATGTTCAACGAATGGGTACAGCTGCACATCTTCTATGAGGGGCTATCATATAAGTCAAAGAAGGCCTTAGATCACTCTTCTAGAGGCTCTCTCAACAAGAAAAAGACAATTGAGGAGGCCATAGACATCATAGAAACTGTTGCCAACAACGAGTATTTCTATGCCTCTGATAGAACTAAAAAAAGAGGAATGATGGAGCTCAATTCCATGGATGTTCTGCTGGCTCAAAACAAGGTGATGATAGCTCAATTAGTGGCCCTAACTAAGCAGATGGAGAATAACCAAGTCTCAGCTGTTCAAGCTCAAGCACCTCCACAAGAAGAAGATACTCCAGAAGTTGAATGTGAatgggagcaagccaactatgtgaATAATTCTTCCAGACCACCATATGATCACAATGCCAAAACATACAACCCag GGAGTATTATCACTGTTGTAGAGAGACAAGTGCAAGCTGAAAAGAAGATAGATGCAATCCAAGAGGAGGCCAGATCCAACATGAGGAACCAAGGGATAGCAATTTCAAAACTGGAAGCACAACTAGGGAGCTTGTCTAAACAGATACCAATGCCTATATATATGTTCCCTAATGATACCATGACCAACCCCAGAGGgaaatgcaaggccatcacactaaggagtgggaagattGTGGAGGAGACATCCTCAAGTCACAACAAGCACGAAGAAGAAGCTGCAAGTGACCCAGaaaccaagaagaaggaatag
- the LOC130966620 gene encoding uncharacterized protein LOC130966620 produces MPLYAKFLKELMTRKRNWGEKETVLLIEECSAIIQKKIPQKMKDPGSFRIPCIIGDISIEKALCDLGASINLMSLAMIKRMRIEEAKPTRMALQFANRTFKFPHGVVEDLLVKVGEFIFLADFVVLDMEEEANISIILERPFLATARAIIDVQKG; encoded by the coding sequence atgccactctatgccaagtttctaaaggagctcatgACAAGGAAAAGAAACTGGGGAGAAAAGGAAACTGTGTTGCTCATTGAGGAATGTAGTGCCATCATACAAAAGAAGATTCCCCAAAAAAtgaaagatcctgggagcttccgaattccttgcatcataggggaTATAAGCATTGAGAAGGCATTATGTGATCTGGGAGCTAGCATCAACCTCATGTCCTTGGCCATGATAAAGAGAATGAGGATTGAAGAggccaaaccaacaagaatggcactTCAATTCGCTAATAGAACATTCAAGTTCCCTCATGGAGTGGTGGAAGATttgttggtgaaagtgggagaGTTTATCTTCCTAGCTGATTTTGTAGTGCTTGATATGGAGGAAGAGGCTAACATATCAATTATCTTAGAAAGACCATTcttagccactgctagagctataattgatgtacaaaagggatAG